One window of the Lytechinus pictus isolate F3 Inbred chromosome 5, Lp3.0, whole genome shotgun sequence genome contains the following:
- the LOC129262062 gene encoding sodium- and chloride-dependent glycine transporter 1-like isoform X2, giving the protein MGYAIGLGNVWRFPYMCYENGGGAFLVPYFIMLFIVCFPIMFMEMGLGQFSSLGCISVWEISPFFKGIGYAMTLVSSYFCFYYIIIMGYSIFYMFASLQSELPWRGCNHTWNTINCFEGIKELNQTANWSNPVSTAMPNASGKVWATEEYWK; this is encoded by the exons ATGGGCTATGCCATCGGTCTCGGCAATGTGTGGCGTTTTCCTTATATGTGCTATGAGAATGGAGGAG GTGCATTTTTAGTGCCATACTTCATCATGCTGTTTATTGTGTGCTTCCCCATCATGTTCATGGAAATGGGTCTTGGTCAGTTCAGTAGTTTGGGATGCATCTCTGTCTGGGAAATCAGTCCATTCTTCAAAG GGATTGGTTATGCCATGACATTGGTGTCTTCCTACTTTTGTTTCTACTACATCATCATTATGGGTTATTCAATCTTCTACATGTTTGCTAGCCTGCAAAGTGAACTGCCATGGAGAGGCTGCAATCATACATGGAACACGATAAATTGCTTTGAAGGTATCAAAGAACTCAACCAAACTGCCAACTGGTCCAACCCAGTGTCCACTGCCATGCCAAATGCCTCTGGAAAGGTCTGGGCTACGGAAGAGTACTGGAAGTaa